A region of the Desulfurobacterium indicum genome:
TACATACAAACTACTATCCCGAATTCACCGGAAACCGCCCTGTTAAACACCGTATCGGAAGGAAAAGGACCTTCAACATCTATTCCCATCTGTCGGGCTCTTTCTACCGCAGGAGTAATTATCCGTGCTTCCTCATCTCCAAAAAGTCCGTTCTCACCGGCGTGAGGATTAAGGCCAGCTATCGCTATTCTTTCATTCGGAAAATACCTATGAACAAGAAGAATCTTTTTCAAAATGGAATCGGTAGAAATTAGCCCGGGAACCTCTTTCAAAGGAACATGTATCGTCTCAAGAACAACTTTAAGCTTAGAATTGGCAAGCATCATAGCAAAATCGGAAACACCAAACTCAGAAGCAAAAAATTCAGTATGACCGGGAAACTTAAAACCGGCAAGCTTTATAGCCTCTTTATTAATAGGAAGTGTTACAACGCCCCAGAGTAATTCTTTTTTAATGTCATTCACAACGGCCTGAAGGTACGAAAGCTGAGCTTT
Encoded here:
- the pdxA gene encoding 4-hydroxythreonine-4-phosphate dehydrogenase PdxA, which gives rise to MGDPAGIGPEIVVKSLESLESFGFPIRIYCSFSVLQNLGFSRFDAFKNVKFLDVYSDCNVPFGAVSLESGKAQLSYLQAVVNDIKKELLWGVVTLPINKEAIKLAGFKFPGHTEFFASEFGVSDFAMMLANSKLKVVLETIHVPLKEVPGLISTDSILKKILLVHRYFPNERIAIAGLNPHAGENGLFGDEEARIITPAVERARQMGIDVEGPFPSDTVFNRAVSGEFGIVVCMYHDQGLIPVKLTGFSEAVNITLGLPFVRTSVGHGTAYDIVGKGVADIRSFLSAVNFAVRLKIRLSV